The DNA segment ACTGTGCCCAATATGAGCATTTAACCCCCACTAAACAATGAGAAATACGCCCCCTCTACACTGAATACTTTAGTGTAGTAAATTACTAAGTTTCAAGACATAACAACCGTTATGTGTTGTATAAATTATGCTCAACTTACGAAACCGTTGGTATTACTAGCTTTGAAGTAGCTTTAGCGTACTAAAGTTATGATAATTTTAGGTACAAAATAGATAATTTTTATATAAATATAGAAATAATAGAGGAATTTATATTCTGATGTGATTTAGATTACTGTTTAATATTGTTTAAGATATTATATTATATAATAACAATTACTATATAGTGTAATTATAGAAAAATGAAAGTGTTTATTTACCTTGTTGCAAATATCGTTTAAAAAGCTTATATTATCAAGCAAATACTTCACCATCCATTTTACTCTACTTTTAACCTTCCACTCTATTAGTGTAATTTTATACCATGATATATTATCCTTATTTATCTTCATTTATCTCAATCAATCTCACTCTAATTATCTATATAAATATAAAAATATTGAATAAATAAAAATTAATAAATAAAAATATTTAAAATAATATAATCTAAAATCTTAAACTATAAAATCAACATCTTAAAATAAATATAAATATAAATATAAATATAATTCTAAAAGTTTATAATCAATAAACAATAAATATTAAACAACAACACTTATATATACCTACATCACTACTCCTATATCACCTTATATATACCTACATCTATATACACTCTAATATTATATTACTTACATTAATTAAACTACTTACATTACTATTCTAATTAATCTCATCTAATATTATATATTTATTTACTTATTTCAATACTATCCTTAAAATTTCAATCAAATAAATAAAAACAAATTAAAATTATACAATATATCTATTGATAAACCTTTCCATATATGTTATAATATATACAAGGAGGTGAGGAAATGGGGGAGAAAATAAAAGAGTTCCTCAAGTTGACAGATGAAATTATTCATCTACTAGAGAAACTCATGATTAGTTTAATATCCTTAATGGGTTGGATAAGTACTTTTATACTAGCCATAATAGGAATAATTAAACTATTCAATTAATTACATAAGGGGTTAAGTTCACACCTTAATCCCTTATAAAAAAAGTATATCATATTTTCCCTCATTTAATCAATATGAAAAATTTATGCAAGGATTTAGCTATTAGAATCATACGACTTATAGGATTAATAGCTTTCTTAGTAATATCTTTATACTCTATTTATCAAACTTTTATTAAGTAAGTACATTTGCCAACAAAAGATATTTTTCAAAATTAAAATATATTACAACTTTAAACCTTGTTTAATGCAAGGTTTATTTTTCTATAAAAACACATAATTTTTACATAATATCTATTGACTTATTACGTACATGTGATATAATATAAATATAGAGAGGAGGGAAAAGGGTGGATGGATTAATAGAAAAAATAAAAAAGCTTGATGAACTGATTACGGCAGTCACCAAGCTAACGGGTAAGATTACATTATTAGTATTAGCACTTACTGAACTAATAAGAATAATCTATCACATGAAAGGATAAGGGGTAAAACCCTTTCCTTAATATAATATTATAACAACATCTACCTTGTGAATCAATATGAAAAAAAATGTATATAAAGAGTGTACTATCTTAATTTTAAAAATCTTAGTTAAACTTTGTGTTATAGGATTATTATTATTTTTAATCTTTAAAGCAGTTTCTATTTAGAAAATTGAGGAGGCAGTACAAATGGATAGAGGAGAACTTATTAAACTAATACAAGACAATACAATGGAATCTAAAGAAGTAGTAGAGTGTTTAGGTATATCTAAACAACGTTTGTCCGATATGAATAGAACGGGTAAGCTTATAGCAGTAAAAAAAGGTATATATCTTAAGCAGGATGTTTTAGCTAGAAAAGAAGAACAAGAAGAACTAAGAAACAAATATTATAAAAGATAAAGGAGAGACTAAAATGGCTTATTTACTTGGAACTATAGTATTAATAATTCTGTTGTTATTTATTTTTAAAACTAAAAAGAATATAAATGTTTTAAAAATAGAAGTCAACGAGCTAAAGAAAAAATCGGATCAAAAATAACAATATGATAAATTTTACTATTATAGATATTAAACTAATTTTAAATTTTTGTATGCAGTATATTATAATATACTAACTAAATTCATATACTGCATGCAAACACATGTAATACATTATTAAAAATAAATTAAAATTTCTAGTATTTTGTATTGAAACTATATTCCACATATGTTATTATATACTTGCAGAAAGGAAATAGATCAAACGCAAAACAAACTAATTAAAAACAATAGATGAATCTGATTTACCAAATACTATTAAGAGTATCGTAAATAGTTGTTTTAATAATTTTGTTATAAATTCAGAAACTCCTGATGGTATTCAAATGCAAGAATGTATGTCAACTGCCAACTACCCTAAAGGGTAGTGGCTTGTAAGAAATTGCAAGTCGGTTGAATAGCCTAAGTCTTAAATGACTACGATTATTAAGAATATATAGGTACTTCAAGATGCTTCTCTAGTCTTGAACACTACGCTTTAACATTAAACATTTCTGATGGTAGGAAAAGTGTGTTAAAGATACAAAACCTTTTTAATCATTGGCGAAGAGAACTTACCACCGAAAGGTGAGGCTAAATTATCTGAAAGGATTAAATTTTATGGTATATGTAATAGATATTAATGAGAATCCATTAATGCCAACAAATGAAGCAAAGGCAAGAAAACTTTTAAAGAATAAGAAAGCGATAGTTAAAGAGTTAAAACCATTTACTATTCAATTAAATTATGAAACTAGTAATTATACTCAAAGAATAACTTTAGGAATTGATAGTGGATATTTGAATATAGGTTTTAGTGCAATAACCGATAAGAAAGAATTAATAGTTGGTGAAGTTAAACTTCTTCAAGGAATAAAAGATAGAATACAAGAAAAAGCAATGTATAGAAGGCAAAGAAGAAGTAGATTAAGATATAGAAAAGCTAGATGGAATAATAGAATGAAAAGTAAACATAAAGGTTGGTTATCACCTAGCTTACAACATAAATTAGATAGTCATATTAAATTTGTTGATAGTTTATATAATATATTACCTATTCAGAAAACTATTATTGAAATAGCAAATTTTGATATACAAAAAATTAAAAATCCTAATATAAGCGGTGAGGAATACCAACAAGGAGAAATGATGGGATTTTGGAACTTAAGAGAGTACGTTCTTCATAGAGACAACCACAAATGTCAAAATCCTAATTGTAAAAATAAGTCTAAACAGCAGGTTTTAGAAGTACATCATATTAAATATAGAAGTGAAGGTGGTTCAGATGCCCCTAACAATTTAATTACACTTTGTAGTAAATGTCACACTTCACCTAACCATAAAAAAGGTAAATTCCTTTATGATTGGTGTATGAATGGAAAAAAAGTTAGAGGATTTAAAGATGCTACTTTTATGAGTATGATAAGATGGTATTTAACGAATATTCTTAAAGAAAAGCACAATAACGTTTCAATAACCTATGGCTATATAACTAAAAATCATAGAATTACACATAAAATTAAAAAAACACATTATAATGATGCATTTGCAATAGCAAAAGGAATTAATCAAATTAGAAATAATGATATATTCACTGTATCGCAGGTAAGAAGGAATAATCGGTCTTTAGAAAGGTTTTATGATTGTAAAATAATAGATGTTAGAAATGGTAATAAGGTTTTAGGCGGAGATTTAAACTGCGGAAGGAGAACTAGAAATAAAAACCATAGTACAGAAAACCTTAGAATTTATAGAGGTGAGAAGGTTTCAAAAGGTCAAAGAAGAATTAGAAAACAAAAATATTTCTATCAGCCAAATGATTTAGTTAGATATAACGGTAAGGTTTATACAGTAAAAGGAAGTCAAAATGGTGGAAGATATGTTGCACTTAAAGATATTAAAAAAGTACCTAAAGTGGATTTATTAACACCTTATAAATTTGAGAAAGGATTTGTTTATGGAGTATGTAAGTAAGAATCATAGTAAATTTTTGTTAATGACACATTTAATATTTATTTGTAAATATAGAAAAAAGTTATTAATAAGACTTGGTGAGGATATTAAAAAAATTGTTTTATGTAATAGCAGAAGAAAAAGATTTAAATATAGTAGAAATGGAAGTAGACAAAGACCACATCCATTTATTGGTTCAATATTCTCCAACGCAATCAATATTGCAGATTGTAAGATGGTTCAAACAAATTTCTACTTATAGGGTTTGGAGAGTTGGTAAAAACCACTACTATTTAAATAATCATTTTTGGAAAGAAAGAACTTTTTGGAGTGATGGATATTTTGCCTGTAGTATTGGTCAAGTTAGTAAAGAAACAATAGAAAAATATATACAACAACAAGGGTAAAAACAATTCATCACCTACCCTAAAGGGTACGTGTTTTCTTGTTAATGTATTATAAAATTCAACTTTTATATGAGAATAAATTAAAACAAATATAAAATACAAGTAAAAATCAAGTGGCATTTTATCATATGTTAAAATTTTATTTTCAAATTACATTTTACCATGTTATACTAATTTTGGACTAATTACTAATAAGGAGGATACAAATGGAAAATTTATTTATGCTATTATTTTTGTTATGCTTTATAGCTTTAATTGTTGGACTTATTAATCCTAAATTAACAATCAAGTGGGGAAACAACAAACAAAGAAATAGAAAAAAGGTGTTATTATCTTATGGAGTAGGAGCGGTGGTGTTATTTGTTTTAGCAGGAATTACAGCTGATAATACTACCAGTCAAGTGGCTAATAGTCAAAATGTTCAACATAAGGTGGAAGTTCAACAAAATCAGCAAGCTCAAACTCCAGTAAACACTGAAGAAAAGGTTAAGAAAGAAGAGGATGTTAAGTTGCCTGAATACAAAATTGAACTTGTTGATAATTCTAATATAGGTCAAAATATAATTAGAGAAACATTGCATATTGTAGTTAAAGAAAAGTGTTCATTGGATCAACTTTATAAAATAGCGGAAAAAGAAGCTATAAGTTATACTCAGGATCACAAAGTAAATGCTTTAGCCATAGGATTTTACAAAGATAAAT comes from the Clostridium botulinum genome and includes:
- the iscB gene encoding RNA-guided endonuclease IscB, giving the protein MVYVIDINENPLMPTNEAKARKLLKNKKAIVKELKPFTIQLNYETSNYTQRITLGIDSGYLNIGFSAITDKKELIVGEVKLLQGIKDRIQEKAMYRRQRRSRLRYRKARWNNRMKSKHKGWLSPSLQHKLDSHIKFVDSLYNILPIQKTIIEIANFDIQKIKNPNISGEEYQQGEMMGFWNLREYVLHRDNHKCQNPNCKNKSKQQVLEVHHIKYRSEGGSDAPNNLITLCSKCHTSPNHKKGKFLYDWCMNGKKVRGFKDATFMSMIRWYLTNILKEKHNNVSITYGYITKNHRITHKIKKTHYNDAFAIAKGINQIRNNDIFTVSQVRRNNRSLERFYDCKIIDVRNGNKVLGGDLNCGRRTRNKNHSTENLRIYRGEKVSKGQRRIRKQKYFYQPNDLVRYNGKVYTVKGSQNGGRYVALKDIKKVPKVDLLTPYKFEKGFVYGVCK
- a CDS encoding CHASE3 domain-containing protein; protein product: MENLFMLLFLLCFIALIVGLINPKLTIKWGNNKQRNRKKVLLSYGVGAVVLFVLAGITADNTTSQVANSQNVQHKVEVQQNQQAQTPVNTEEKVKKEEDVKLPEYKIELVDNSNIGQNIIRETLHIVVKEKCSLDQLYKIAEKEAISYTQDHKVNALAIGFYKDKSHIGKGYDMGHVNYVPNGKWGDAMNVESGDYSTFQFENCLSEPLELK